From one Lotus japonicus ecotype B-129 chromosome 3, LjGifu_v1.2 genomic stretch:
- the LOC130749659 gene encoding uncharacterized protein LOC130749659: MVRINSFNVRRVLLDQGSSADIIYGDAFEQLGLTDKDLMSYTRTLVGFSGEQVWVRGCLDLDTVFGIDENAKLLRVRYLVLQVVASYNVIIGRNTLNRLCAVISTAHLAVKYPLICGKVGKIVVDLQRARECYNNCLSLYGKKGASDGHRCHEIEILEGGQGQHGFQGQG; the protein is encoded by the coding sequence ATGGTAAGGATCAATAGCTTTAATGTGCGAAGAGTACTCTTGGACCAGGGAAGTTCTGCGGATATTATTTACGGCGATGCATTCGAGCAGTTGGGATTAACAGATAAAGACCTGATGTCGTACACTAGGACTCTGGTAGGTTTCTCGGGAGAACAGGTCTGGGTACGTGGCTGCCTGGATTTAGACACGGTCTTTGGAATTGACGAGAACGCCAAGCTTTTGCGTGTAAGGTATTTGGTATTGCAGGTTGTGGCatcatacaatgtcatcatcggACGGAACACGCTAAATCGCCTCTGCGCAGTAATTTCAACGGCTCACCTAGCGGTGAAGTACCCACTGATCTGCGGTAAGGTCGGGAAAATCGTGGTAGATCTGCAGAGGGCGAGGGAATGCTATAATAATTGCCTCAGTTTGTATGGAAAGAAGGGAGCCAGTGATGGGCACAGATGTCACGAGATCGAGATCTTGGAAGGGGGTCAAGGTCAGCATGGTTTTCAAGGCCAAGGGTGA